The nucleotide sequence TGTCCGTCCCCGCTTTCACGACGACGGCCTTGACGCCCTTGTTGCCCATCACGGCACCGGTGCCACCGCGGCCCGAGGCGCGGTCGTCCTCGTTGACGATACAGGAGTAACGAACCTCGTTCTCGCCGGCCGGACCGATGGCCATACAGGAGAGGTTCTTGCCGTAGGACCCCTCGACTTCCTCCTCGATGATCTCTCGGGTCTCGTGGATGCCCTTGCCCCAGAGGTGGGAGGCATCACGGAGTTCGAGTTCGCCGTCCTCGACGACGGCGTAGACGGGGTCGTCCGCCTGGCCGTCGAAGAGGATGCCGTCGAAGCCGGACCACTTGAGTCGGGCGCCGGACCAGCCACCGTGGTGGGAGTCCGTCACCGTCCCCGTGAGCGGGGACTTCGTACAGATCGCGATCCGACCGCTCATGACCGCCTGCGAGCCCGTGAGTGGCCCGGTCATGAACGCGAGCCGGTTGTCCGGGCCGAGCGGTTCGACGTCCGGACCGGCGTCGAAGACGTACTTCACGCCCAGTCCGCGGCCACCGATGTACTTTTTCGCGTCCTCGTCGTCGATGCTCCGATACGAGACATCGCTAGCGCCGAGGTCCACGTGCGCTACGTGATCGTTGAATCCGCCTAATTCTGTCATGGTAACGTACGTTAGTTCATAACACCTCCAAGCTGTTAGTCGTTGCTTCGGGAGTGTAACTGCGATCGGTTACGCCGATTCTTTATGTCGCCGGAATGTGCCGAAAACGTGTCACGAACCTCCCGAACGTCCATCACGGTCGCCGTCGCGCTCGCGATCCTCGGCGCCTCGGTGCTGAACCCCCGGTGGATCGGCGCGTCGGGTGCCGACGCGGTTCTCGGGCTCACCGCGTGGTTCCATCTCGTCGGTTACGCCGCCCTCGGCGCCGCCCTCCGCCCCCGCTTCCGTCCGGGGTGGCGCGGCGCGGCCGTCGCCGTCGCGCTCGCGACCGGGTACGGCGCCGGCATCGAATGTCTGCAGTCCGCCCTCGCCTTTCGCACTGCCAGCCTCGTCGACGCCGCGATCAACGGGACCGGCGCGCTCCTCGGCGTCGCGGTCCGGGACGGCGTCGAACGCCGCCCCGGGGCCGGGCGGACGAAGCGCTGAGCGGGCGGTCCACCCCGAAGCCGCTTTACGCGTCGGTCGGCTACCGGTCGGTAATGAGTCAGCCGAGCCCCGAGGTCTACGAACGGGGGCGGGGAATGGACGCCCACAACCAGGTGATGCGGGAGATCCGCTCCCGGAAGGACGAGACGTACGACCCACACGAGCCCACCCGCGTGTGGCTCGACGAGGACAACACGCCCGGTGGTGTGTACCGCTCGCTGACGATCATCCTCAACACCGGCGGCTGT is from Haloplanus salinarum and encodes:
- a CDS encoding VanZ family protein gives rise to the protein MSRTSRTSITVAVALAILGASVLNPRWIGASGADAVLGLTAWFHLVGYAALGAALRPRFRPGWRGAAVAVALATGYGAGIECLQSALAFRTASLVDAAINGTGALLGVAVRDGVERRPGAGRTKR